The Epinephelus lanceolatus isolate andai-2023 chromosome 11, ASM4190304v1, whole genome shotgun sequence genome window below encodes:
- the drd1b gene encoding dopamine receptor D1b, protein MDQNFSTVRDGKQLLAEKDSSKRVLTGCFLSLLIFTTLLGNTLVCAAVTKFRHLRSKVTNFFVISLAISDLLVAILVMPWKAATEIVGFWPFGAFCNVWVAFDIMCSTASILNLCVISVDRYWAISSPFRYERKMTPKVACLMISVAWTLSVLISFIPVQLNWHKAQTTSYAELNGTYPGELPPDNCDSSLNRTYAISSSLISFYIPVAIMIVTYTRIYRIAQKQIRRISALERAAESAKNRHSSMGNSSSIESESSFKMSFKRETKVLKTLSVIMGVFVCCWLPFFILNCMVPFCEPNLPDGATDFPCISSTTFDVFVWFGWANSSLNPIIYAFNADFRKAFSILLGCHRLCPGSNAIEIVSINNNMGAPTSNPNCQYQPKSHIPKEGNHSASYVMPHSILCQEEELHKKDGCGGEIEVGMVNNALEKLSPAISGNLDSDTEVTLEKINPITQNGQHKTVSC, encoded by the coding sequence ATGGATCAGAATTTCTCAACAGTTCGAGATGGAAAGCAGCTGCTAGCAGAGAAAGACTCTTCCAAACGCGTGCTGACAGGAtgcttcctctccctcctcatctTCACTACGCTGCTAGGCAACACACTGGTGTGTGCTGCCGTCACCAAGTTCCGACATCTGAGGTCGAAGGTCACCAACTTCTTTGTCATCTCGCTGGCCATCTCTGACCTTCTGGTAGCTATCTTGGTAATGCCGTGGAAGGCAGCGACTGAGATCGTGGGGTTTTGGCCGTTTGGTGCATTCTGCAACGTTTGGGTGGCGTTTGACATCATGTGCTCCACTGCCTCCATCTTGAACCTGTGTGTGATTAGTGTAGACCGTTACTGGGCCATCTCGAGCCCGTTCCGCTATGAACGCAAGATGACCCCGAAAGTGGCATGTCTGATGATCAGTGTGGCGTGGACCCTGTCAGTCCTCATCTCCTTCATTCCTGTTCAGCTTAACTGGCACAAAGCTCAGACCACCAGCTACGCAGAGCTAAATGGAACGTACCCCGGTGAGCTGCCCCCTGACAACTGCGACTCCAGCCTTAACAGGACCTACGCCATCTCCTCCTCCCTTATCAGCTTCTACATCCCCGTGGCTATTATGATCGTCACCTACACCCGGATCTACCGGATCGCCCAGAAACAGATACGGAGAATATCTGCCCTGGAGCGGGCAGCAGAGAGTGCCAAAAACCGTCACAGCAGCATGGGGAATAGTTCGAGCATAGAGAGCGAGAGCTCGTTCAAAATGTCGTTCAAACGAGAAACCAAAGTCTTAAAGACGCTCTCAGTGATCATGGGagtgtttgtgtgctgctggTTGCCCTTCTTCATCCTTAACTGCATGGTTCCGTTCTGTGAGCCAAACTTGCCGGACGGTGCCACGGACTTCCCCTGCATCAGCTCCACCACCTTCGATGTGTTCGTGTGGTTTGGCTGGGCAAACTCCTCGCTCAACCCCATCATCTATGCCTTCAACGCCGACTTCCGCAAGGCCTTCTCCATCCTCCTGGGCTGCCACCGGCTCTGCCCGGGGAGCAATGCCATTGAGATCGTCAGTATTAATAACAACATGGGCGCCCCTACCTCGAACCCCAACTGTCAGTATCAGCCCAAGAGTCACATCCCAAAGGAGGGCAACCATTCAGCCAGCTATGTGATGCCCCACAGCATCCTGTGTCAGGAGGAGGAGTTACACAAGAAGGACGGATGCGGAGGGGAGATCGAGGTGGGCATGGTAAACAACGCCCTGGAGAAACTCTCGCCAGCCATCTCTGGGAATTTAGACAGCGATACTGAGGTCACACTGGAAAAGATCAATCCCATAACACAGAATGGACAGCATAAAACCGTGTCATGTTGA